Proteins encoded by one window of Micromonospora coxensis:
- a CDS encoding protealysin inhibitor emfourin has translation MSAMLRATVRVLAAFALLIGVGVGTLAVAGPAHAGWSAADRVTVTRTGGFAGVSEQYTVCSTTVHIYTVDLMSMAASREFRRLSPSYPAATGADLFTYAVTVEYRGGYTRTVTTQDTAEAPQVLWEVIDTTMLIDRELVAAPVN, from the coding sequence ATGTCTGCCATGCTGCGCGCCACGGTTCGGGTGCTGGCGGCGTTTGCGCTGCTCATCGGCGTCGGCGTCGGGACGCTCGCGGTGGCCGGGCCGGCTCACGCCGGCTGGAGCGCCGCCGACCGGGTGACCGTCACCCGTACCGGCGGATTCGCCGGAGTGAGCGAGCAGTACACGGTCTGCTCCACCACTGTTCACATTTACACGGTGGACCTGATGTCGATGGCTGCCAGCCGCGAATTCCGTCGCCTCTCCCCGTCGTACCCGGCCGCCACGGGCGCCGATCTGTTCACGTACGCCGTGACGGTCGAATACCGCGGCGGATACACCAGGACGGTCACCACCCAGGACACGGCCGAGGCGCCGCAGGTGCTCTGGGAGGTCATCGACACGACCATGCTGATCGACCGGGAACTCGTCGCCGCGCCGGTGAACTGA
- a CDS encoding lytic polysaccharide monooxygenase auxiliary activity family 9 protein, which translates to MKLSRTARRLGLGAAAVLAAAFTMVVVTQPGPASAHGSVTNPPTRNYGCWERWGSDHLNPTMAQTDPMCWQAWQANPNTMWNWNGLFRENVGGNHQAVVPDGQLCSGGRTQGGLYASLDAVGAWTAKPMPNNFRLTLTDGAKHGADYLLIYITKQGFDPTTQPLTWGNLELVLRTGSYPTTGLYEAQVNAGNRTGRHVVYTIWQASHLDQPYYLCSDVIFGGGGTPPPTTPPPTTPPPTTPPPTTPPPTTPPPAGDGCTATYRKTNEWSGGFGAEVTVKAGNSAISGWTVKWTWPNGQSITNSWNASITSSGSSVTAVNVGYNGALSANGTTSFGFNGSWNGTNSTPSLTCTAR; encoded by the coding sequence ATGAAACTGTCACGAACAGCACGCCGTCTGGGACTCGGCGCGGCCGCCGTCCTCGCTGCCGCGTTCACGATGGTCGTCGTCACTCAGCCCGGCCCGGCCTCGGCACACGGCTCGGTCACCAACCCGCCCACCCGTAACTACGGATGCTGGGAACGCTGGGGCTCCGACCACCTCAACCCCACCATGGCCCAGACCGACCCGATGTGCTGGCAGGCCTGGCAGGCCAACCCGAACACCATGTGGAACTGGAACGGTCTGTTCCGGGAGAACGTCGGCGGCAACCACCAGGCCGTCGTCCCGGACGGCCAGCTGTGCAGCGGCGGCCGTACCCAGGGCGGCCTGTACGCGTCGCTCGACGCGGTCGGCGCGTGGACCGCGAAGCCGATGCCGAACAACTTCCGGCTGACGCTCACCGACGGCGCCAAGCACGGTGCCGACTACCTGCTGATCTACATCACCAAGCAGGGCTTCGACCCGACCACCCAACCCCTCACCTGGGGCAACCTGGAACTGGTGCTGCGCACCGGCAGTTACCCGACCACCGGGCTCTACGAGGCCCAGGTGAACGCGGGCAACCGCACCGGACGGCACGTCGTCTACACGATCTGGCAGGCGTCGCACCTCGACCAGCCGTACTACCTGTGCAGTGACGTGATCTTCGGTGGCGGCGGCACCCCGCCGCCGACCACGCCGCCCCCCACCACGCCGCCGCCCACCACCCCGCCCCCGACCACGCCGCCGCCCACCACCCCGCCGCCGGCCGGTGACGGCTGCACCGCCACCTACCGCAAGACCAACGAGTGGTCCGGTGGCTTCGGCGCAGAGGTGACGGTGAAGGCCGGCAACTCGGCCATCTCCGGGTGGACGGTGAAGTGGACCTGGCCCAACGGCCAGAGCATCACCAACTCCTGGAACGCGTCGATAACGTCGAGCGGATCGTCGGTCACCGCCGTCAACGTCGGCTACAACGGCGCCCTGAGCGCCAACGGCACGACCTCCTTCGGATTCAACGGCTCGTGGAACGGCACCAACTCCACACCGAGCCTCACCTGTACGGCCCGCTGA
- a CDS encoding globin domain-containing protein — MHDFARLLKESWTLVEEERERLSGHFYARLFLLDPELRKLFPVEMTGQGDRILDAIVTATQVVDDPESFEEYLRSLGRDHRKYHVDAAHYETMGVALLDALRSTAGDGWNLEYDQAWRDAYAAITEKMLAGAAADENPPYWHAEVLTHERHGPDTAVLTVRALQHPLSWKAGQYVSVEVPRHLPRVWRTYSVANAPNDDNVLEFHVRTPVGAGWVSGALVRRTKPGDLIRVAAPMGSMTLDRDSTRDILCVAGGVGLAPVKALVEELTAWNRTRWVHVFYGARTADELYGLAGLEELVAAHPWLSVTPACSDDPDFDGEQGDISDVVTRYGPWTAHDCYVSGSAPMVRATLRALAEDDVPPPHIRYDTFGNL; from the coding sequence GTGCACGACTTCGCACGACTGCTGAAGGAGAGCTGGACCCTGGTCGAGGAGGAGCGGGAGCGGCTGAGCGGTCACTTCTACGCCCGGCTGTTCCTCCTCGACCCCGAGTTGCGCAAGCTCTTCCCGGTGGAGATGACCGGCCAGGGCGACCGGATCCTGGACGCCATCGTCACCGCCACGCAGGTGGTGGACGACCCGGAGAGCTTCGAGGAGTACCTGCGCTCGCTGGGCCGTGACCACCGGAAGTACCACGTGGACGCGGCGCACTACGAGACGATGGGCGTCGCCCTGCTGGACGCGCTGCGCAGCACCGCCGGCGACGGCTGGAACCTGGAGTACGACCAGGCCTGGCGGGACGCGTACGCGGCGATCACGGAGAAGATGCTGGCCGGCGCGGCGGCGGACGAGAACCCGCCGTACTGGCACGCCGAGGTGCTCACCCACGAGCGGCACGGGCCCGACACGGCGGTGCTGACCGTGCGCGCCCTGCAGCACCCGTTGTCCTGGAAGGCCGGGCAGTACGTCAGCGTCGAGGTGCCCCGGCACCTGCCCCGGGTGTGGCGGACGTACTCGGTGGCGAACGCCCCGAACGACGACAACGTGCTGGAGTTCCACGTCCGTACGCCGGTCGGCGCGGGCTGGGTGTCGGGGGCGCTGGTGCGCCGGACGAAGCCCGGTGACCTGATCCGGGTGGCCGCGCCGATGGGCTCGATGACGCTGGACCGCGACTCGACCCGGGACATCCTCTGTGTGGCCGGCGGGGTGGGGCTGGCCCCGGTCAAGGCGCTGGTGGAGGAGCTGACCGCCTGGAACCGGACCCGTTGGGTGCACGTCTTCTACGGCGCACGCACCGCCGACGAGCTGTACGGCCTGGCCGGCCTGGAGGAGCTGGTCGCCGCGCACCCGTGGCTGTCGGTGACCCCGGCGTGCAGCGACGACCCGGACTTCGACGGCGAGCAGGGCGACATCTCCGACGTGGTGACCCGGTACGGCCCGTGGACGGCGCACGACTGCTACGTCTCCGGTTCGGCCCCGATGGTCCGGGCGACCCTGCGGGCGCTCGCCGAGGACGACGTCCCGCCGCCGCACATCCGGTACGACACCTTCGGCAACCTGTAG
- the argS gene encoding arginine--tRNA ligase yields MDLERLLSDRLAPAFATVAGGPVDPLVRRSPRADFQSDAALALARRLGRPPRDIAADVLRHAVLDDVCASAEVSGPGFVNLTVADGALARMVAALAGDDRLGVPTTGAPETVVVDYSAPNVAKEMHVGHLRSTVIGDAAVRLLDWLGHRVVRVNHLGDWGTPFGMLIEHLVDLGEAEAADELSMGDLDSFYKAARGKFDADEAFRERSRRRVVALQGGDERTRRLWRLLVAQSERYLLTVYDLLDVTLTGDDFRGESAYDGMLAGVVADLDGLGLLRASDGAACVFPPGFVGRDGEPLPLIVRKSDGGFGYPATDLAALRHRTGELGATRLLYVVGLPQRQHFAMVFAVAGAAGWLRPPARAEHLGFGSILGADGRMLRSRAGESVKLVGLLEEAVARATELALAKDPGLDAATAAEIGRAVGIGAIKYADLATDRGKDYVLDWERMLSLDGNTAPYLQYAYSRIRSVFRRAGTDARADAPVVLAEPAERALAVELLGFAGVVAEVERNLEFHHLAGYLHRLATTFSAFYERCPVLRAPDELRASRLLLADLTARTLRQGLHLLGIRTVERM; encoded by the coding sequence CCAGTCCGACGCGGCGCTGGCGCTGGCCCGGCGGCTCGGCCGCCCGCCGCGCGACATCGCCGCCGACGTGCTGCGGCACGCGGTGCTGGACGACGTGTGCGCGTCGGCGGAGGTCTCCGGCCCGGGCTTCGTCAACCTGACCGTGGCCGACGGGGCGCTGGCCCGCATGGTGGCCGCGCTGGCCGGCGACGACCGGCTCGGCGTGCCGACGACCGGTGCGCCGGAGACGGTGGTGGTCGACTACTCGGCGCCGAACGTGGCCAAGGAGATGCACGTCGGGCACCTGCGCTCCACGGTCATCGGCGACGCGGCGGTACGGCTGCTGGACTGGCTCGGGCACCGGGTGGTGCGGGTCAACCACCTGGGCGACTGGGGCACCCCGTTCGGGATGCTGATCGAGCACCTGGTCGACCTCGGTGAGGCCGAGGCCGCCGACGAGCTGTCCATGGGCGATCTGGACTCGTTCTACAAGGCGGCCCGGGGCAAGTTCGACGCCGACGAGGCGTTCCGGGAGCGGTCACGGCGGCGGGTCGTGGCGTTGCAGGGCGGCGACGAACGGACGCGGCGACTGTGGCGGCTGCTGGTGGCGCAGTCCGAGCGGTACCTCCTCACCGTGTACGACCTGCTGGACGTGACGCTGACCGGCGACGACTTCCGGGGCGAGAGCGCGTACGACGGGATGCTCGCCGGTGTCGTCGCGGACCTGGACGGGCTGGGGTTGCTGCGGGCCAGCGACGGTGCGGCGTGCGTCTTCCCGCCCGGTTTCGTCGGCCGCGACGGTGAGCCGCTGCCGCTGATCGTGCGCAAGAGCGACGGCGGCTTCGGCTATCCGGCCACCGACCTGGCGGCGCTGCGGCACCGCACCGGTGAACTCGGCGCGACCCGGCTGCTCTACGTCGTCGGGCTGCCGCAGCGGCAGCACTTCGCGATGGTCTTCGCGGTCGCCGGGGCGGCCGGCTGGCTACGCCCGCCCGCGCGGGCCGAGCACCTCGGGTTCGGGTCGATCCTCGGCGCGGACGGGCGGATGCTGCGCAGCCGGGCCGGGGAGTCGGTGAAGCTGGTCGGGCTCCTGGAGGAGGCGGTCGCCCGGGCCACCGAACTGGCCCTCGCCAAGGACCCGGGGCTGGACGCCGCGACGGCCGCCGAGATCGGCCGGGCCGTCGGCATCGGCGCGATCAAGTACGCCGACCTGGCCACCGACCGGGGCAAGGACTACGTGCTGGACTGGGAGCGGATGCTCTCCCTGGACGGCAACACCGCGCCCTACCTGCAGTACGCGTACTCGCGGATCCGGTCGGTGTTCCGGCGGGCCGGCACGGACGCGCGGGCGGACGCGCCGGTGGTGCTGGCCGAGCCGGCGGAGCGGGCGCTGGCGGTCGAGCTGCTCGGCTTCGCCGGGGTGGTCGCCGAGGTGGAGCGGAACCTGGAGTTCCACCACCTCGCCGGCTACCTGCACCGGCTGGCCACCACCTTCAGCGCGTTCTACGAGCGCTGCCCGGTGCTGCGGGCCCCGGACGAGCTGCGGGCGAGTCGGCTGCTGCTGGCCGACCTGACCGCCCGGACGCTGCGGCAGGGCCTGCATTTGCTCGGCATCCGCACGGTCGAGCGGATGTGA
- a CDS encoding YcaO-like family protein, whose protein sequence is MPFRSVPAERALATASAEIDRLGLTARAEVLGPPASPTMRVTLCRDGARVAVGAGKGAGPQGAASAYFEALERYVMSARDNRRWTADATGLLPASVVAGQSALESDLVVQRWAAEFPDSVAACASYGGVRYPTFLTDPRYYRWPAAGDDVRPYRSLLRYSSSLGTAAGVDLAEAVYHGLCELIEHDGLGQALLRWYVAGVPGVDLVPVEDLPDGLRALHAEAVRAAGAPVHLLDVTTDLDVPVYLAVSAAAGGESTRLGAGASLWATDAASRALGELIQVCALSSSAAASPAVQRLATWPALQRCASMPLDDLLAGPVRTVPLRGDAAGDGSPGWGLEQVRRSLARHGIGHHVCEVTPVGSPIAVATTIAPGLERFSLVRHGVPVIPTGRGWHLWPSPDRATTTTRPRPVRTR, encoded by the coding sequence GTGCCGTTCCGATCCGTGCCCGCCGAACGCGCCCTCGCGACAGCCTCGGCCGAGATCGACCGGCTCGGGCTCACGGCGCGGGCGGAGGTCCTCGGCCCGCCCGCGTCGCCGACCATGCGCGTCACCCTGTGCCGCGACGGCGCACGGGTCGCCGTCGGGGCGGGAAAGGGAGCGGGCCCGCAGGGTGCGGCGAGCGCCTACTTCGAGGCCCTGGAACGGTATGTCATGTCGGCCCGGGACAATCGCCGCTGGACCGCGGACGCCACCGGGCTGCTGCCGGCGAGCGTCGTCGCCGGGCAGTCCGCCCTGGAGTCCGACCTGGTCGTGCAGCGGTGGGCGGCGGAATTCCCGGACTCCGTCGCCGCGTGCGCCTCCTACGGCGGGGTCCGTTATCCCACCTTCCTCACCGATCCGCGCTACTACCGGTGGCCGGCGGCGGGTGACGACGTCCGGCCGTACCGCAGTCTGCTGCGGTACTCGTCCAGCCTGGGCACTGCGGCCGGCGTTGACCTGGCAGAGGCCGTCTATCACGGCCTCTGCGAGTTGATCGAGCACGACGGGCTCGGGCAGGCGCTGCTGCGCTGGTACGTCGCCGGAGTCCCGGGCGTCGACCTCGTGCCGGTCGAGGATCTGCCGGACGGGTTGCGTGCGCTGCACGCGGAGGCCGTACGGGCGGCCGGCGCACCCGTGCACCTGCTCGACGTCACGACCGACCTGGACGTGCCGGTGTACCTGGCGGTCAGCGCGGCGGCCGGCGGCGAGTCGACCCGACTCGGGGCCGGGGCATCGCTCTGGGCCACCGACGCCGCGTCGCGCGCCCTCGGCGAGCTGATCCAGGTCTGTGCGCTCTCCTCATCCGCCGCCGCTTCGCCTGCGGTCCAGCGGCTGGCGACCTGGCCGGCACTGCAACGATGTGCCTCGATGCCCCTCGACGACCTGCTCGCCGGCCCGGTGCGGACGGTGCCGCTACGCGGGGACGCAGCCGGCGACGGCAGCCCTGGTTGGGGGCTGGAGCAGGTCCGGCGGTCGCTGGCCCGGCACGGCATCGGCCACCACGTGTGCGAGGTCACGCCAGTCGGCTCACCGATCGCGGTGGCCACCACGATCGCCCCGGGACTGGAGCGCTTCAGCCTGGTGCGGCACGGGGTGCCCGTCATCCCGACCGGGCGGGGGTGGCACCTGTGGCCGTCGCCGGACCGGGCGACGACGACCACCCGACCACGTCCAGTTCGAACGAGATGA
- a CDS encoding CPBP family intramembrane glutamic endopeptidase yields MTVDELTRPTDRRLLGTETVLVLGLSLGKSAVYAMVSLAAALAAGPLSAQTAALNVSKEPRPWLDLTYQLLGIAFALLPVLLAVHLLARDPGDPARTLGVDLRRPGSDLARGAGLAALIGLPGLALFWAAAQLGVNAKLVPAGLPDLWWAVPVLLLAAAQNAVLEEVIVVGYLVTRLRQLQWRLGAIIATSALLRGSYHLYQGFGAFVGNAVMGVVFSLFYLRTKRVMPLIVAHTLLDVVAFVGYTLAPKEWISWL; encoded by the coding sequence GTGACCGTCGACGAGCTCACCCGCCCGACCGACCGCCGGCTCCTCGGCACCGAGACGGTGCTGGTCCTCGGCCTCTCCCTGGGCAAGTCGGCCGTCTACGCGATGGTCTCCCTCGCCGCCGCGCTGGCCGCCGGACCGCTCTCCGCCCAGACCGCCGCGCTGAACGTCTCCAAGGAGCCCCGGCCCTGGCTGGACCTGACGTACCAGCTGCTCGGGATCGCCTTCGCGCTGCTGCCGGTGCTGCTCGCCGTACACCTGCTGGCGCGCGACCCCGGCGACCCGGCGCGGACCCTCGGCGTGGACCTGCGGCGGCCCGGATCGGACCTGGCCCGGGGCGCCGGCCTGGCGGCGCTGATCGGCCTGCCCGGCCTGGCCCTGTTCTGGGCCGCGGCGCAGCTCGGCGTCAACGCGAAACTGGTCCCCGCCGGCCTGCCCGACCTGTGGTGGGCGGTGCCGGTGCTGCTCCTCGCCGCCGCGCAGAACGCGGTGCTGGAGGAGGTGATCGTCGTCGGGTACCTGGTCACCCGGCTGCGCCAGCTCCAGTGGCGGCTCGGCGCGATCATCGCCACGAGCGCCCTGCTGCGCGGCTCCTACCACCTCTACCAGGGCTTCGGCGCCTTCGTCGGCAACGCGGTGATGGGCGTCGTGTTCAGCCTCTTCTACCTGCGCACGAAGCGGGTGATGCCGCTGATCGTGGCGCACACCCTGCTCGACGTCGTCGCCTTCGTGGGCTACACGCTGGCGCCGAAGGAGTGGATCAGCTGGCTCTGA
- a CDS encoding choice-of-anchor D domain-containing protein, whose amino-acid sequence MTTLVAATAVAAPAHAATPPAAPYTALSIDGTPHSWWHQGARVYDQTNGSTFTATPAAGDELTFRADRDSDNWTFRMAPPTGTSWSAGTTYQLTTFPAADKAFIDVSHAGATCDEAPGTLDVREVTRNPETDALTGFAATFLISCFSSYHDLRGEIRWNSGVPYAAATTDVMSHNFGDRVVGSAPVSRTITVTSTGPAAAQFGTVRFPTATTAFTVTADTCSGTTRAHGETCTVTVSAAPTKLGGEWTFLQLPDNTALGQRYVQLGVNGLDSRTSGISPSSLAFGDRYIAETGTASAVTVTGTSATPTTFGAATIGGDDPSSFLVTADTCKGVTLAKDQTCRVEVAPRPAGRGVRNATLQLPNDSLTTPRTVPLSVNGVVGAKGTYYPVAPARIMDTRTGNGAPKAKIGPNGTVILQVTGRGGIPSSGVGAVVLNVTVTEPTSPSFLTVYPSGRAKPTASSLNFQKGWTRSNSVTVAVGTGGKVAVNNLTGYAHVIVDVLGFYASDSTHLYTGLGLGGQFHPVPPVRRFDSRTSGLGKLPAGNQVRLGISYGSDANWRMRAVVVNITAVSPSSDGFLTAWNGEWPEPKTSTVNYRAGTVTPNLAVVPVRHCYDCPWSSEFPTFGVYTHKDTHLIVDIVGFIDDGGLADGLRFDPRTPTRIVDSRVGQGLPANLGPGTTGTVTTPGSVATEGTEALALNVTAVSPTNDTFLKLWPNGIGGIDRPDVSNLNATSGQIVANAAITQVGPTDQFNIYNHSGTTGVVTDVVGTFWRYPGTASGPTAQGVTGDASRTPPALRDQPTPSYVGR is encoded by the coding sequence GTGACCACGCTGGTCGCGGCCACGGCCGTGGCCGCGCCTGCCCATGCGGCAACGCCGCCGGCCGCGCCGTACACCGCCCTGTCGATCGACGGCACGCCGCATTCGTGGTGGCACCAGGGTGCCCGGGTGTACGACCAGACCAACGGCTCCACCTTCACCGCCACTCCGGCAGCCGGTGACGAACTGACCTTCCGGGCGGACCGGGACAGTGACAACTGGACCTTCCGGATGGCGCCGCCCACCGGCACGTCGTGGTCCGCCGGGACCACCTACCAGCTGACCACGTTCCCGGCCGCGGACAAGGCGTTCATCGACGTCTCGCACGCCGGGGCGACCTGCGACGAGGCGCCCGGCACCCTCGACGTCCGGGAGGTCACCCGGAACCCGGAGACCGACGCGCTGACCGGGTTCGCGGCCACCTTCCTCATCTCGTGCTTCTCGAGCTACCACGACCTGCGCGGCGAGATCCGGTGGAACTCCGGGGTCCCGTACGCCGCCGCGACGACCGACGTGATGTCGCACAACTTCGGCGACCGGGTCGTCGGCAGCGCGCCGGTGAGCCGGACGATCACGGTGACGTCGACCGGACCGGCCGCCGCGCAGTTCGGCACCGTCAGGTTCCCCACCGCGACGACCGCCTTCACCGTCACCGCCGACACCTGCTCGGGCACCACCCGCGCCCACGGCGAGACGTGCACCGTCACGGTCAGCGCCGCGCCCACCAAGCTGGGTGGGGAGTGGACGTTCCTCCAGCTGCCCGACAACACGGCCCTCGGCCAGCGGTACGTGCAGCTCGGCGTCAACGGCCTCGACTCGCGTACCTCGGGCATCTCGCCCAGCTCGCTGGCCTTCGGGGACCGGTACATCGCCGAGACCGGCACGGCCAGCGCGGTGACCGTGACCGGGACCAGCGCCACGCCGACCACCTTCGGCGCCGCCACCATCGGCGGGGACGACCCGTCGTCGTTCCTCGTCACGGCCGACACCTGCAAGGGCGTCACGCTGGCCAAGGACCAGACCTGCCGGGTCGAGGTCGCGCCGAGGCCCGCCGGCCGGGGCGTGCGGAACGCGACCCTGCAACTGCCGAACGACAGCCTCACCACGCCCCGGACCGTGCCGCTGAGCGTCAACGGCGTGGTGGGCGCCAAGGGCACCTACTACCCGGTGGCGCCGGCGCGGATCATGGACACCCGTACCGGCAACGGCGCGCCGAAGGCGAAGATCGGCCCGAACGGGACGGTCATCCTCCAGGTGACCGGGCGCGGCGGCATCCCGTCCAGCGGCGTCGGCGCGGTCGTGCTCAACGTGACCGTCACCGAGCCGACCTCGCCGAGCTTCCTGACCGTGTACCCGTCCGGGCGGGCGAAGCCGACGGCCTCCTCGCTGAACTTCCAGAAGGGCTGGACCCGGTCGAACTCGGTGACGGTGGCCGTCGGCACGGGCGGCAAGGTCGCCGTGAACAACCTGACCGGGTACGCCCACGTCATCGTCGACGTGCTCGGCTTCTACGCCAGCGACAGCACCCACCTCTACACCGGCCTGGGTCTGGGCGGGCAGTTCCACCCCGTACCCCCGGTGCGGCGCTTCGACAGCCGCACGTCCGGGCTGGGGAAGCTCCCGGCCGGGAACCAGGTGCGGCTCGGCATCAGCTACGGCAGCGACGCCAACTGGCGCATGCGGGCCGTCGTCGTCAACATCACCGCGGTGTCGCCGTCGTCCGACGGGTTCCTCACCGCCTGGAACGGCGAGTGGCCGGAGCCGAAGACCTCCACGGTGAACTACCGCGCCGGAACGGTCACCCCCAACCTGGCGGTCGTGCCGGTCCGGCACTGCTACGACTGCCCGTGGAGTTCGGAGTTCCCGACCTTCGGCGTCTACACGCACAAGGACACCCACCTGATCGTCGACATCGTCGGCTTCATCGACGACGGCGGCCTCGCCGACGGCCTGCGTTTCGACCCGAGGACGCCGACCCGGATCGTGGACAGCCGGGTGGGTCAGGGGCTGCCGGCCAACCTCGGGCCCGGCACGACCGGCACCGTCACCACGCCGGGCTCCGTCGCGACCGAGGGCACCGAGGCGTTGGCGCTCAACGTCACCGCGGTCAGCCCGACCAACGACACCTTCCTGAAGCTGTGGCCGAACGGCATCGGCGGCATCGACCGGCCCGACGTCAGCAACCTGAACGCCACCAGCGGGCAGATCGTGGCCAACGCCGCGATCACGCAGGTCGGGCCGACCGACCAGTTCAACATCTACAACCACTCGGGTACGACCGGCGTCGTCACCGACGTCGTCGGCACCTTCTGGCGGTACCCCGGGACCGCCAGCGGACCCACCGCGCAGGGCGTCACCGGTGATGCCTCGCGGACGCCGCCCGCCCTCCGTGACCAGCCGACGCCGTCCTACGTCGGCAGGTGA
- a CDS encoding MFS transporter, producing the protein MTQRIETAGVEGRRLFFRDFSLWYLARSISVAGTAASAVALPLLVYRTSASPTLTAAVVGLEALPYLLFGLFAGAAADRLQRKRMMIAADVCCALLLATVPVAALFDALASWYLLVVAFGVGCGFCWFDAAAWGAFVRIVGKPGITRANSLIWSTEIVLEIAAPAAAGVLAAIADPTLVLAVDAATYLVSAALLARIRTGLDPGPAVARRLRAEIAEGVHYLWRTPVLRTLTAAGFGLNVAAGGVLGLLVVHADRALGLRPEDQRLGLLYAAAAVGSLIAAVVLPRASRWAGQGTVSITGLVIFVAALVGLAGTSAFTLALAGWAIWAVARLTVNANGITVRQLLTPDALQGRVNTTGRMLAWGGTPFGALVGGLAADTYGVRVAYLMLAVPVVLSLALVVASPVRGLRIAADH; encoded by the coding sequence GTGACGCAGCGCATCGAGACAGCCGGCGTCGAAGGACGCCGGCTGTTCTTCCGTGACTTCTCCCTCTGGTACCTCGCCCGATCGATCTCGGTCGCCGGGACCGCCGCCAGCGCGGTCGCCCTGCCGCTGCTGGTCTACCGGACGAGCGCCTCCCCGACGCTGACCGCGGCGGTGGTCGGCCTCGAAGCCCTGCCGTACCTGTTGTTCGGGCTGTTCGCCGGCGCCGCCGCGGACCGCCTGCAGCGCAAGCGGATGATGATCGCCGCCGACGTGTGCTGCGCCCTCCTGCTCGCCACCGTGCCGGTCGCGGCGCTGTTCGATGCGCTGGCCTCCTGGTACCTGCTCGTCGTGGCGTTCGGCGTGGGCTGCGGCTTCTGCTGGTTCGACGCCGCAGCCTGGGGTGCCTTCGTACGCATCGTCGGCAAGCCAGGTATCACCCGGGCCAACAGTCTCATCTGGTCCACCGAGATCGTGCTGGAGATCGCCGCGCCCGCCGCCGCCGGAGTGCTCGCCGCGATCGCCGACCCCACCCTGGTGCTGGCCGTCGACGCCGCCACCTATCTGGTGTCCGCCGCGCTGCTCGCCCGGATCCGCACCGGACTGGACCCGGGGCCGGCGGTGGCCCGCCGGTTGCGGGCCGAGATCGCCGAAGGAGTGCACTACCTCTGGCGAACGCCGGTCCTGCGTACGCTGACCGCTGCGGGCTTCGGGCTCAACGTCGCCGCCGGCGGCGTGCTGGGTCTGCTCGTCGTCCACGCCGACCGGGCTCTCGGCCTGCGCCCGGAGGACCAGCGGCTGGGTCTGCTCTACGCCGCCGCCGCGGTCGGCTCGCTGATCGCCGCCGTCGTCCTGCCCCGAGCCAGCCGTTGGGCCGGTCAGGGAACGGTGTCCATCACGGGGCTCGTCATCTTCGTCGCGGCCCTCGTCGGCCTGGCCGGCACGTCGGCGTTCACCCTGGCACTGGCCGGGTGGGCGATCTGGGCCGTGGCGCGCCTGACCGTGAACGCGAACGGCATCACCGTGCGCCAACTGCTCACACCCGATGCGTTGCAGGGCCGCGTCAACACCACCGGGCGCATGCTGGCCTGGGGCGGCACTCCGTTCGGCGCCCTGGTCGGCGGGCTGGCCGCAGACACCTACGGGGTCCGGGTCGCGTACCTGATGCTGGCGGTGCCCGTCGTGCTGAGTCTCGCCCTGGTCGTCGCCTCACCGGTGCGTGGCCTGCGCATCGCGGCCGACCACTGA